The Sporosarcina ureae genome includes a region encoding these proteins:
- a CDS encoding RrF2 family transcriptional regulator yields MRLTMYTDYSLRVLIFLASKQSDELSTVQEISDAYQISKNHLTKIVHELGKLELIETTRGRGGGIRLSVDPNSINVGELVRKTEDDFHLVECFDPSKNMCVLSQACRLRGVLYEALQAYFAVLDRYTIADFLHNKEEIQSLLFPTSQS; encoded by the coding sequence ATGCGTTTAACGATGTATACAGATTATTCGCTGCGTGTTCTGATTTTTTTAGCTTCCAAGCAATCGGATGAACTGTCCACTGTTCAAGAAATTTCGGATGCTTATCAAATTTCAAAAAATCACCTCACCAAAATAGTCCATGAGTTAGGAAAACTGGAATTGATCGAAACCACTCGCGGTCGTGGTGGCGGAATCCGTCTCAGTGTAGATCCAAATAGCATTAATGTAGGCGAACTAGTTCGAAAAACAGAAGACGATTTCCATCTAGTCGAATGTTTTGATCCAAGCAAAAATATGTGCGTGTTGTCTCAAGCCTGCCGGCTAAGAGGGGTATTATACGAAGCACTTCAAGCTTACTTCGCTGTATTAGACCGTTACACGATTGCAGATTTTCTTCACAATAAGGAAGAAATACAGTCTTTACTATTTCCCACTAGTCAATCCTGA
- a CDS encoding manganese-dependent inorganic pyrophosphatase, translated as MSKVLVIGHKNPDTDSIASAITYAYLKQQIGMDAEAVRLGNITKETAYALETFGFEAPRFIEKAAPETSQVILVDHNERQQSVDDLEDVQVLEVIDHHRIANFQTNDPLYYRAEPVGCTATILNKLFKEHGVEIPKNIAGLMLSAIVSDSLLFKSPTFTDQDQAAAEELAAIAEVDAAVYGLNMLKAGADLSSVPVKDLANLDSKEFIFGDVKMEIAQVNAVDLQDILGRQDELEAELNEVIKQKELDLFLFVVTDIINSDSVIIALGKEAERAGSAFNVAFTNNAALLKGIVSRKKQIVPVLTEALS; from the coding sequence ATGTCAAAAGTGTTAGTCATCGGGCATAAAAACCCAGATACAGATTCCATCGCATCTGCAATTACGTATGCTTATCTTAAGCAACAAATCGGAATGGACGCAGAAGCTGTTCGTCTAGGGAATATTACAAAAGAAACAGCATATGCGCTAGAAACTTTCGGTTTTGAAGCACCACGCTTCATTGAAAAAGCAGCACCTGAAACATCTCAAGTCATCCTAGTCGATCATAATGAGAGACAACAAAGTGTAGATGACTTGGAGGATGTACAAGTGTTGGAAGTGATTGATCACCACCGTATCGCGAACTTCCAAACAAACGATCCATTGTATTACCGTGCGGAGCCAGTTGGATGTACGGCAACGATTTTGAACAAATTATTCAAGGAGCATGGCGTTGAAATTCCAAAGAACATTGCAGGTTTAATGCTATCTGCAATCGTATCGGATTCATTATTATTCAAATCGCCAACGTTTACAGATCAAGACCAGGCAGCAGCTGAAGAGCTAGCTGCAATTGCAGAAGTCGATGCTGCTGTCTACGGTTTGAACATGTTGAAAGCTGGAGCAGACTTAAGTTCGGTACCTGTAAAGGATTTAGCTAATCTGGATTCGAAAGAATTTATTTTCGGCGATGTGAAAATGGAAATTGCACAAGTCAATGCAGTAGACTTACAAGATATTCTTGGTCGACAAGATGAACTGGAAGCGGAATTAAATGAAGTAATCAAGCAAAAAGAGCTAGACTTATTCCTATTCGTTGTAACGGATATCATCAATAGCGATTCCGTCATCATTGCATTAGGAAAAGAAGCTGAACGTGCAGGATCTGCATTTAATGTAGCGTTCACTAATAATGCGGCATTGTTAAAAGGTATCGTTTCGCGTAAGAAGCAAATTGTGCCTGTATTGACTGAAGCACTTTCATAA
- the hmpA gene encoding NO-inducible flavohemoprotein — protein sequence MLDQKTIDVIKSTVPVLEEHGTAITTVFYKNMFVAHPELLDIFNHVNQSQGRQQTALANTVYAAAQHIDNLEAILPVVVQIAHKHVSLGILPEHYPIVGEYLLKAIKEVLGDAATPEIMDAWEAAYGVIAGAFIGVEKDMYENTEQADGGWRLFKDFEIVDKVDESDVITSFYLKPVDGKKLPYYLPGQYITIRLEIPGAKNIVNRQYSLSQKSNDETFRISVKREDTLSPNGVVSCYLHESASVGDIIEVSAPAGDFYLDPTGTTPVTLISGGVGITPMKAMYSTIADLSPEREVAFLHSARTRNQQAFASKLEQINAKLPNSTYKALYSEEGDGIITREFLEKHVIAGSDVYVCGPTGFMEFVLQQLTAMGVPEDKLHFEFFGPAVALQLQSV from the coding sequence ATGTTAGATCAAAAAACTATTGACGTTATCAAATCCACAGTACCAGTATTAGAGGAACACGGAACAGCTATTACTACAGTATTTTACAAAAATATGTTTGTAGCTCATCCCGAACTACTAGATATATTCAACCACGTTAATCAATCTCAAGGACGTCAGCAGACAGCTCTTGCAAACACAGTATACGCAGCAGCGCAACATATTGATAACCTAGAAGCCATTCTACCGGTTGTTGTACAAATCGCACACAAACACGTGTCTCTCGGAATCTTGCCGGAACATTATCCAATTGTCGGAGAGTATCTGTTAAAAGCTATTAAAGAAGTACTTGGCGATGCAGCGACTCCTGAGATTATGGATGCATGGGAAGCAGCTTACGGTGTGATTGCTGGCGCGTTCATTGGCGTAGAAAAAGATATGTATGAGAATACAGAACAAGCCGACGGCGGCTGGCGCTTATTCAAAGACTTCGAAATCGTTGACAAAGTAGATGAAAGTGATGTTATTACTTCATTTTACTTAAAACCAGTTGACGGAAAAAAATTACCATACTACTTGCCAGGACAATACATTACAATTCGCTTGGAAATCCCAGGCGCGAAAAACATTGTCAACCGTCAGTACAGCTTGTCTCAAAAGTCAAACGACGAGACTTTCCGTATCTCGGTTAAACGCGAAGATACATTATCACCAAACGGCGTAGTTTCTTGCTATTTACACGAAAGTGCAAGTGTTGGCGACATTATAGAAGTTAGTGCACCAGCAGGTGACTTCTACTTAGATCCTACTGGCACAACACCTGTTACATTAATCAGTGGTGGAGTTGGTATTACACCAATGAAAGCTATGTATTCAACCATTGCAGACTTGTCTCCAGAACGCGAAGTCGCATTCTTGCACTCTGCACGTACACGTAATCAGCAAGCATTTGCGAGTAAACTAGAGCAAATAAATGCAAAACTTCCAAACTCTACGTATAAAGCCCTTTATTCAGAAGAGGGAGACGGAATTATCACACGTGAGTTCCTAGAAAAACACGTGATTGCAGGCAGTGATGTCTATGTATGTGGACCAACTGGTTTCATGGAGTTCGTACTTCAACAACTTACTGCTATGGGCGTACCTGAAGATAAACTCCACTTCGAGTTCTTCGGCCCTGCTGTGGCACTTCAATTACAATCTGTTTAA